ACAAAAGGGCGTCAATGGTAGTTTTTACAATGTTGTTAATAGTTGATTTGTCACAAAGCTTAGCTAAAAGAAATTTGTCTATGATTTCAATTCGTTGACTAACAGCAGTAGCCTGAATTATGTTTTGTTCTAATTCTTTAGCAGTCTTTTCTCCAAACAATAATGCTATTGGTGTTTCCTTATTGGCTAAGTTTTTAATTGGGGCTGTTACGAAGTTTGCAAAACCATAAGGGTAAAAACGAATTGCAAATGTATTTACGTAGCCCGTTGGTTCAATATAGAAAGGTTCCATGGTCTGTCCGATAACCATGGCACGGGGTTGAATGATAAACTCATTTTCGGAAGTATATCGCTTTATATCGTCTCCAAGAATAAATGCCATTTCAATACAGCCATCTGGAATAATCCGTTGCCTTTGTACATCATTTTGGGCGGGAACTTCTAAAGTCCAGTAACAACTCACAAGTGATTCTAAATCTGGGTTTGCTTGAAACGTTTGATAGTTCATTTAAAGATTTGGTGTTTTATGAGATACACTTCAGCGTTCGCGGCTATCAGAAGTTGACGATTACGAAGCACAAAGCTTTATTTAACCTCCAATTTCTTGCATGTGCTGTTTTTATTTCCATTCGTCTCGTAAATTTCTCCATTCTTTCCAAAATGTCAAGTAACCTTTATATGATAATCTTAAATTGGGTAAATGGCTTATTCCGGAATTTTTAAGAATGGTAAACGTTTGTTAACCGTTAAGGATGAATAAATTTATCTAAGAAAATGCTCTCTCTCAAAAATCAAAAGCCTTAGCAACTAAAACCATATTATAAG
This sequence is a window from Arcticibacterium luteifluviistationis. Protein-coding genes within it:
- a CDS encoding AraC family transcriptional regulator, whose translation is MNYQTFQANPDLESLVSCYWTLEVPAQNDVQRQRIIPDGCIEMAFILGDDIKRYTSENEFIIQPRAMVIGQTMEPFYIEPTGYVNTFAIRFYPYGFANFVTAPIKNLANKETPIALLFGEKTAKELEQNIIQATAVSQRIEIIDKFLLAKLCDKSTINNIVKTTIDALLSSNGSASINTILKEDLTKRRQLERNFIKQIGLSPKQLGKVIRLQTALKMLLNKKTENLTNIAYDSEYFDQAHFSKDFKEFTGINPKEFLDNENMALSSLFYK